DNA sequence from the candidate division KSB1 bacterium genome:
TTTCAGCGTCGTCAGGGGTCTGGTCACGTGCCGACGCAAATTGTCGATGCCATAGTCTTCGTACAGAATTCGCGCAAAGTGTTTCACTTTGACCGTGCCCCGGTACTGGCGATTGATCTTGCGCAGCTGGCGGTTCACCTGTCGCAACAGTTCAGGGTGCTGCTGCAGCTCGAGATTGGTCTCGGTGAGCACCGCCGAACATGCGCTGCACAGGCAGCAGACGTCCAGCCCTTGCTCCTCGGCCACCGCCAAGTTGCGCGCCGCCATGAGCAGAGTGGTCTGCGCATTGGTGGACTTGACAGGAAAGCCGCAACAGGAGAAATCCTCCACGTCCACCAACTCGATCCCCAGCCCGCTGGCAACCGCCCGCACGGCCACTTCATAGTTCTGGCTGCGGATCGGCACCGTGCAGCCGAGAAAGAGGGCGTACTTCATGGCTGATTGGCCTCCGCCGCTTCGGTGTACTTGCCCATCCCGGTCATGCGAAAGATCTCCTGCACCTCGGGGAATGTCTTCCTGACCGGGGGAAGGCCTAAGCGCTGGCGCTTCTTGTTGTCAAAATCCTCCACCTCATAGAGGCGGCCAAACCTGCCCACTAACTCCGCCTGCTGGCGGAAAGTGGGGTGCAAATAGCCCTCGCGCGCAGCGATGTTCTTCACGGCAGTCATGATATCGGTCACGCGCACCCCTTGCGGACAACGGTCGGCGCAGGTGTAGCAGCCAGAGCAAAGCCAGATGAAGTCACTGCTCAGCACCCGCTCCCTCATGCCCAGCAAGATCATATGCACCAGCTGCCGGGGATTGTAGCGCGCGTCCACGGCGTGCACGGGACAGGCGGCTGTGCACGTGCCGCAGGCAAAACAGCGCGCACTGAGCTCGCCCCCTGGCTCCTTAGCAACCTCTCGCCAGAAGCTGGGGGTCAACTCCTCGAATCTGGTCATCGGCTTGCTGCCCTTCACGTTCGCCACGGTCAAGCTCCTCATCGCCTGCGTCATCTACCGTGCGTTCATAATGGCCATGGAAAAGTCCTCGGCGGTCACGCCTGGCGTTTCCACTTCGTGTTCATCGCAGAATTCGCCCACCCGCTGCACAATGTCCTCGGGCTGGCGCTTTATCCCCTTCAGGGAGTTCTCCAAGCCAGCCAGTTCCTCCTTGGGATAGAAGGTGAAATCGCCGGAAATGCCGAGGTCTTTGATGCGCTCCCGCTCCACCTCCTGCACCGTGCGGATCAGGCCGCCTGGGGCCTTGTGGATGCCGAAGGAGATCTCCACGCCCTCCCGGATCTTCACCCCTGTGGCCACGCGCGGCGTCTTCTTGAAGAGGAACTCGGGGGAATTGAACTCCTGCTCCAGCCGCGCCATGGTCGCCCAAAGCTCGCTGGTCATCTCGGCCGGCTCCAGGGGGCCCACCAGCCGCGTGAAGTGCCGCACCAAGGCGCGCTTGATCTCTTCGCGAGGGGGCAGAGCACCGAGCTCGCGCTTCATGGTGGTGAGGTTCTCCTCCATGCTCTTGAAAATCTTGTCGCGAAACTTTTCCTCCGGCACCTTGAGCACGCGCACCATGGTCTCATAGTCAAAATCCAAGAGGATGCCGCCGACGAAAACCATGCAATCGCCGATGTTAGCGCCGCCTTCGCCGGCGATCTTCCGCCCTTCGCCGGTGACGATGTCATTGACCGGCCGGAAGCGGGCCTTGATGCCGAACTCGCGATAGGTCTCCACCGGAGCCTGGGAGAACCACTCGTAGATTTCGCTGATTTTCTTGGGGAAGTGGGGGTTGGAGCGTCGCCAGATGAGCTGGTAGAAGATCTGGTTCCCATCCAGATAGGTGGTGCCGCCGCCTACCTCGCGGCGCATGGCGGGAATTTTCACCTTCTCCAAATACTCCAGGTCAATCTCCTGCTTGGCGTCCTGGAAGTAGCCGATGCTCACCAGCGGGTCTTGCGGCGAGACGATGACCAGGCTCTCCACGCCCATGCGCGCCAAGGCGTGGAAGATGAGCATCGAATTCTGACCGGGAAGCTTGTCCAAGTAAAAGAGCTGCATGCCCGACCTCCGTGTTCGTTTCACCAAGGGTCTCCCTTGCTCCGTCTCGGGCCTGCTATGCCCGTCATCCCCCAATGCAGTGCACCGCCTTCAAGCGCCAGCCGAGCGCAGCGCGTCCCACACCAAGTCTGCCACGTCGCGCACGACGATGTCGCCCTCCCCTGCCTCAGCCAAAGACGTAGCGCCCTTCTTGAGGGTTTGCTCGCAGGTGGCACAAGAGGTGACGATGGTCTTCGCCCCTGTGGCCATGGCCTGACGCACCCGGTTGCGCGCCAATTGCGCGGAGAGCTGCTCGTTGGAGGAAAGAATGCCGCCACCGCCACCGCAGCAGCGCGTGGTGTTCTTGCTCTTCGGCATCTCCTTCACTTCCGCGCCAATCGCGCTCAGCACGCGCCGCGGCTCTTCCACCACCTTGGCACCGCGCGCCAAGTCACACGGGTCATGATAGGTGACCGTCACTTCCAGCTTCTTGACCTTGTCGGCCGGGAGCTTTTCGGCCACCGCCTGCAAGAAGTGGCGCGTCGGGATACCGTACTCCTCTTTGAGGAAAACCGTGCAGGTGGGACAGAAGGTGATGGTGGGCTCTTTGGCCAGCATCTGGGCCAAGCGCTTCTTGTGCTCCTCGAATTTGTGCACAAAGCCCAGAGAGACCAGGGGAAACCCGCAGCAGATCTCCTCCTGCACTTTGGGCTTGAGGCCGATCATCTCGAGTATCTTGAGGTACTTTTTCACCTTATTCGGCCGCGCCAAGAACTGGCAGCCGATGAATACGCGCACCTCCCCCTCCTGCTTGGGCAACATCACTTCCTGGTCCCCGAAGATGTTGCCCGAGGCCATCACGTTCTCTGCCAGCATGATCTGGCCGGGGAAGGCCAGCCCCATGTCCACCAGCTCGGCGCGCGCCGCCCGCACGATCTGCGGCACTTTGACCTTGGAGGGGCAGCGCCGCTCGCAGTCCCCGCACATGGTGCATTCGTAGATCCTCTGCGCCACGCTTTCGTCCGCCTGGATCTCGCCGGTGAGCATGCCGTACGCCAAGATGTTGCGCCCCCGTGCCGAGGTGCCATCCCAAAGAATCTCGTCAAAGGGCGGACAGACGTTCTTGCAGTACCCGCACAGAGTGCAGGTGATGAGTTCGTTCAGCCACGGTTTCAGATATTCGCCTTTCATTGCGACACCTCCACAGGGTACCGTAGGTGGGTGATGAACCCATTTTCCCACTCCTGAATCTTGTGCGGGTTCATGATGTTGTTTGGGTCCAAAGCGCGTTTGACAGCCTTCATCGCCGCGATCAAGCTGGCGCGCTCCTGGCGGAAGTACGGCGTCTTGGTAATGCCAATGCCATGCTCACCGGTCACCGTGCCGCCCAGCTCCAGCACAATGTCATAGATTTCCTGCACTGCCTTGTCCGCCTGCCGCCAGTGGTCCGGGTTGGTGGGATCCATGAGCACTTTGGTGTGCAGATTGCCATCACCGGCGTGGCCGTAGGCGGGGATTTCGATGTCGTAGCGGTCCGAGACCTCCTGGAAGCGCACCACCGCCTCCGGCACTTTGGAGATGGGCACGGACATATCATCAGCGAGCATCACCGTGGCGTATTCTTCGCGCAGGGCGCTCAGCGAGGGGATCATCTGCTTGCGCCCCTTCCACAGCTCCTCCAGGCGCTTGGGGTCCTCACTAAAGTCCATGGACACGGCGTTGTTCTTCTTGCACACCTCGGTGACCTTTGCCAGCTCCTCCCGCACCGCCTGCAGATTGTTCCCGTCCACTTCGATGAGCAGGATGGCATCGACCTCGGGCAGCCCCAGGCCGGTGGCCTTGTTGACCGCCTTGATGCAGGTGCCCGACATCAGCTCCATGTTCGACGGCAGGATAGGCACAGCGATGATGTCGGACACCGTTTGCCCTGCCTCGCGGATATGGGCAAACGCCGCTACGCACCCTGCGCGGTAGGTGGCCAAGGGCACCAGCTTGAGGGTGATTTCGGTGACGATGCCCAAGGTTCCTTCCGAGCCGACGAAGAGCTTCTCGAACTGGTAGCCGCTGGCCCCCTTCACTGAACGGGCACCGCACCGGGCAATATCGCCGGTGGGCAACACCACCTCCAGGCCAAGCACGACGTCCCGCGTGGCCCCGTACTTCAGAGCCTTATCACCCGAGGCGTTACAAGCAACCATGCCGCCAAGCGTTGCCGCCTCGCTGCTGGCAGGACCGGGGATGAAGAACTTGTACTTTTTCAGGGCCGCGTTTAGGTGGTCGCACACCACCCCTGGCTCCACCACGCAGATCAGGTCCTCGACGCAGATCTCTTTGATCTTCTTCATGCGCTGCAGGTCGACCACCACGCCGTGGTCGATGGGCACCGAATGTCCACAGAGGGCGGTGCCGGCACCGCGCGGCACCACGGGGAATTTGAATTCGTTGGCCAGCTTCACGATCTGGGCGACCTCCTGCGTGTTGATCGGCTGCACGACCACATCCGGCACCTCGCGGTGGATGCCACCGTCAAAGGCGTAGACGTAGCGCTCGGCGATGCTGGTCTTGCAGCGGTCTTCGCCCACAATGCTCTGCAGTCGTGCGATGACCTCTTTCTTGAGCGCCATGATCTTTCTCCTCTCTTTCGGTTCTCCGTGCCGCTCAATCCAACAGTGGCACGGTGATGCTGCCATCCATCAAGAAGATCACCTGACAATCAGGTCCTTTTTCTGCCAGCGCCTCGTCCAAGGCCTCCTGCACGCTGCGGAACGGCTTGATGAAGATTGCCTCAAGGTCCTTGTCCGGCAGGTCGGTGACCCCCCAGACCTGTGCCCAGGTATTGATCTCCGCCATCTTCGCTGCCTTGTGATAGCCGAGTTTGAACTCCTTGCCGATTCTTTCGATGGTGGCCCGGGGGGAGTCGCAACTGGAAAGCAGATCGAAAAAAGTGCGCTCGCCGATGCCGGTGCGGCACTTGGAGACCATGATGAGAATCCCGCCCTCTTTGAGCGCTAACTTTCCGTTGTCCAAGGCCTTCTGCGATTGATAAAGGTCCACATCCATTGGGTAGGGTGCCACCGAGACCACCACATCGGCCTTGCCGCGGATTTTCACGGTAAAGACCTCGTTGGCCTTGGCAATGCACGCGCGGAAGGAAGCATGGAGATCGCCTGCTGCTGCTGCATAAATACGCCGGTCCCGATCCAGGACCGTTTGGATGGAAAAGATCTCCTTGTCGGCGATGCTGCGCAAGGCATCGATCATGTCCTCGTGCACCGGGTTGCCTTCCAGCACCAGCGCCTTAGCCTCCAGGCGCAGCGCGTGCTTGTGGTTCTGCTCAATGGTCGCATAGGAGGCAATGCCCGGGAGGAAGGACTTGCGGCCGCCCGTGTAGCCGGCAAAATAGTGGGGCTCCACCGAGCCGATGATGACAATCTTGTCCGCCTCCACGCCCATGCGGTTGACGTACATTTCGGTGCCGTTCACCGAGGTGCCGATGTGCACCATCTCCTCCTGCTTGCGGCAGTCGTGGACGTAGATGCGATCTTTCAAGTAGGGATAATGACGCCCAAAGATAAAGTCGTATTCCTCCTGCGTCGGTGCCCGGTGCACACCGGTGGCAATCAAGAAACGGCTTTTTGTGAGAGGAATCTTCGGCTGCAGGATGTCGAGTATCTTGGCGGTAGGAGTGGGGCGCGTGCCGTCGTTGACAATGAAAAGAACGTCTCGGGCGTCAGACAGGAATTCGTCGAACGGGCGCGATTGCAGCGGCGACGAGATTGCCGCCATGAGTGTTGCCATCTCATCGCCGACCACTACAGAGTTGGGGTGAAGCACGTGCATCACGTGGTGGTCGGCGATCTCCACCTGCTGCGCCTCTCTGCCGTACGGGATCGCAAGTCTCACCGTCGCTCTCCTCGCGGAAAGTGGACAACGCTCTGCAGCACCCCTCGCGCTGCTTACCCCTCGTTCGGCGGAGCACAAAGACCGCGCGGGCCCACTACTTCTTCTTTTCGCGCTCCACCCGCTCCTTCTCACCTTCAAGGTACTTGGGGATGTCGCCAATCTTCATGAGGCCGGCAAGCTGGGCATCCAAGTCAGAGGCCTCGATGACCATGATCCACCCGTCACCATAGGGGGACTTGTTAATCAGGTTGGCCGTATCCTCGAGGGCGTTGTTCACCTCGGCAATGGTGCCGGTGAGTGGGCTGACGATTTTGCCCACCCACTTGCTGGATTGCAGCTTGCCCACCGTCTCCCCTTCAGAGACCTCGTCGCCTTCGAAAGGC
Encoded proteins:
- a CDS encoding 4Fe-4S dicluster domain-containing protein gives rise to the protein MANVKGSKPMTRFEELTPSFWREVAKEPGGELSARCFACGTCTAACPVHAVDARYNPRQLVHMILLGMRERVLSSDFIWLCSGCYTCADRCPQGVRVTDIMTAVKNIAAREGYLHPTFRQQAELVGRFGRLYEVEDFDNKKRQRLGLPPVRKTFPEVQEIFRMTGMGKYTEAAEANQP
- a CDS encoding lipoate--protein ligase; protein product: MKRTRRSGMQLFYLDKLPGQNSMLIFHALARMGVESLVIVSPQDPLVSIGYFQDAKQEIDLEYLEKVKIPAMRREVGGGTTYLDGNQIFYQLIWRRSNPHFPKKISEIYEWFSQAPVETYREFGIKARFRPVNDIVTGEGRKIAGEGGANIGDCMVFVGGILLDFDYETMVRVLKVPEEKFRDKIFKSMEENLTTMKRELGALPPREEIKRALVRHFTRLVGPLEPAEMTSELWATMARLEQEFNSPEFLFKKTPRVATGVKIREGVEISFGIHKAPGGLIRTVQEVERERIKDLGISGDFTFYPKEELAGLENSLKGIKRQPEDIVQRVGEFCDEHEVETPGVTAEDFSMAIMNAR
- a CDS encoding (Fe-S)-binding protein, with product MKGEYLKPWLNELITCTLCGYCKNVCPPFDEILWDGTSARGRNILAYGMLTGEIQADESVAQRIYECTMCGDCERRCPSKVKVPQIVRAARAELVDMGLAFPGQIMLAENVMASGNIFGDQEVMLPKQEGEVRVFIGCQFLARPNKVKKYLKILEMIGLKPKVQEEICCGFPLVSLGFVHKFEEHKKRLAQMLAKEPTITFCPTCTVFLKEEYGIPTRHFLQAVAEKLPADKVKKLEVTVTYHDPCDLARGAKVVEEPRRVLSAIGAEVKEMPKSKNTTRCCGGGGGILSSNEQLSAQLARNRVRQAMATGAKTIVTSCATCEQTLKKGATSLAEAGEGDIVVRDVADLVWDALRSAGA
- a CDS encoding FAD-binding oxidoreductase, whose protein sequence is MALKKEVIARLQSIVGEDRCKTSIAERYVYAFDGGIHREVPDVVVQPINTQEVAQIVKLANEFKFPVVPRGAGTALCGHSVPIDHGVVVDLQRMKKIKEICVEDLICVVEPGVVCDHLNAALKKYKFFIPGPASSEAATLGGMVACNASGDKALKYGATRDVVLGLEVVLPTGDIARCGARSVKGASGYQFEKLFVGSEGTLGIVTEITLKLVPLATYRAGCVAAFAHIREAGQTVSDIIAVPILPSNMELMSGTCIKAVNKATGLGLPEVDAILLIEVDGNNLQAVREELAKVTEVCKKNNAVSMDFSEDPKRLEELWKGRKQMIPSLSALREEYATVMLADDMSVPISKVPEAVVRFQEVSDRYDIEIPAYGHAGDGNLHTKVLMDPTNPDHWRQADKAVQEIYDIVLELGGTVTGEHGIGITKTPYFRQERASLIAAMKAVKRALDPNNIMNPHKIQEWENGFITHLRYPVEVSQ
- the larA gene encoding nickel-dependent lactate racemase gives rise to the protein MRLAIPYGREAQQVEIADHHVMHVLHPNSVVVGDEMATLMAAISSPLQSRPFDEFLSDARDVLFIVNDGTRPTPTAKILDILQPKIPLTKSRFLIATGVHRAPTQEEYDFIFGRHYPYLKDRIYVHDCRKQEEMVHIGTSVNGTEMYVNRMGVEADKIVIIGSVEPHYFAGYTGGRKSFLPGIASYATIEQNHKHALRLEAKALVLEGNPVHEDMIDALRSIADKEIFSIQTVLDRDRRIYAAAAGDLHASFRACIAKANEVFTVKIRGKADVVVSVAPYPMDVDLYQSQKALDNGKLALKEGGILIMVSKCRTGIGERTFFDLLSSCDSPRATIERIGKEFKLGYHKAAKMAEINTWAQVWGVTDLPDKDLEAIFIKPFRSVQEALDEALAEKGPDCQVIFLMDGSITVPLLD
- the gcvH gene encoding glycine cleavage system protein GcvH, yielding MEIEGYDYPDDLYYHREHTWVKPEGDGRARVGMTDFYQKLSGEIVYVDLPFEGDEVSEGETVGKLQSSKWVGKIVSPLTGTIAEVNNALEDTANLINKSPYGDGWIMVIEASDLDAQLAGLMKIGDIPKYLEGEKERVEREKKK